The Myxococcota bacterium genomic interval TCGCGCTCGACCTGTCGGGTCACGGCGACAGCGGGCGCCGCAGCGAGTACCGGCGCGAGGTCTGGGCCGACGAGGTCATGGCGGTCGCGAGACACGCGCGCATCGTCGGCGCGCCCCTGCTCGTGGGGCACAGCATGGGCGGCATCGTGTGCATCGGCGCCGCGGCGCGCTTCGGTGACCGGCTCGCAGGCGCGATCATCGTCGACTCACCCGTGCGCCGGCCCGACCCCGAGTCCGAGGAGGGCACGCGCGGCCGCGCCTTCCGCAACCCGAAGACCTACGCCGACTTCGAGACCGCGGTCGCGAAGTTCCGGCTGATCCCCCCGCAGCCGTGCGAGAACGCCTGGATTCTCGACCACGTGGCGAGACACTCGCTGCACCGCACGCCCGCCGGCTGGACCTGGAAGTTCGACCCGGTGGTGTTCCGGCGCGCCACGCCGGAGGCGATCGCCGAGAACCTCTCGCAGGTGCGGTGCCGCGTGGCGCTGTTCCGAGGCGAGCTGTCGGACCTGGTGACTCCCGACGTCGCCGACTACATGTACGAGCTGCTCGACCGCAACGCCCCGCTGGTCGAGATCCCGCAGG includes:
- a CDS encoding alpha/beta hydrolase; translated protein: MTDAPDWFRRALADKPEESRVDVLGAPIHYLRWGERDKPGIVLVHGGAAHAHWWSFIAPLLTSQYHVVALDLSGHGDSGRRSEYRREVWADEVMAVARHARIVGAPLLVGHSMGGIVCIGAAARFGDRLAGAIIVDSPVRRPDPESEEGTRGRAFRNPKTYADFETAVAKFRLIPPQPCENAWILDHVARHSLHRTPAGWTWKFDPVVFRRATPEAIAENLSQVRCRVALFRGELSDLVTPDVADYMYELLDRNAPLVEIPQAHHHLLLDQPLAFVSALRAILADWEHSLPRKARI